In a genomic window of Mucilaginibacter sp. KACC 22063:
- a CDS encoding RNA polymerase sigma factor, translating into MADKDAAFKQIFEANSKKIYHLCYGYTGDDDAANDLLQDTFLKVWQNLDKFRNQAQISTWIYRIAVNTCLTYLRSEKRQAKDELTPQLAETRREEFSEKNEQVALLYKCISKLEETERIIITMVLDEVPYPEIAEISGITEGNLRVKIYRIKQRLTDLFNHYERL; encoded by the coding sequence GTGGCTGACAAGGATGCTGCCTTCAAGCAAATATTTGAAGCTAATTCAAAAAAAATATACCATTTGTGTTATGGTTATACCGGCGATGATGATGCCGCGAATGACCTGTTGCAAGATACTTTTTTAAAGGTGTGGCAAAACCTGGATAAGTTTCGTAACCAGGCACAAATATCCACCTGGATATACCGCATTGCAGTAAATACCTGCCTCACCTATCTGCGATCAGAAAAAAGACAGGCAAAAGACGAACTGACACCGCAACTTGCAGAAACACGCCGTGAGGAGTTTTCTGAAAAGAATGAGCAGGTGGCTTTGCTTTACAAGTGTATTTCGAAGCTGGAAGAAACAGAAAGAATTATTATAACGATGGTGCTTGACGAAGTGCCTTATCCTGAAATTGCAGAGATTTCGGGGATTACGGAGGGGAATCTGCGCGTGAAAATTTATCGTATTAAACAAAGATTAACAGATTTATTTAACCACTATGAAAGACTTTGA
- a CDS encoding dicarboxylate/amino acid:cation symporter: MAKNKLTLFIFIALVAGVIAGYIYNVSVISDLNNNISVADKNIKTLDTRIVELKDTTTAEFKTLKVQKAAQVAERKKNDTVREDKLTGFAILSDIFLRLIKMIVAPLVFTTLVVGVAKVGDIKAVGRIGGKTMLWFISATLVSLLLGMLLVNLFKPGVAMHLPLPDSHLGTDIKKTALSLRDFVSHVVPKSFVEAMANNEILQIVIFALFFGVATGAIGEKGEIVIKAMDAFAHVILKITGYVMKLAPIAVFGAITVVVAKQGLGILSTYAIFIGEFYGSLVLLWLVIILAGFFVLKGRAFTLVNNIKDAMLVAFSTSTSEAAYPRVLMELERFGCNNKIVSFVLPLGYSFNLDGSMMYMTFASLFLAQSYGIHLAFTQQLSMLLILMLTSKGVAGVPRASLVVIAGTISMFNIPEAGLALLIGIDPLLDMGRSATNVLGNAMATAVVSKWEGELGEGMNDSTLEE, encoded by the coding sequence ATGGCGAAAAACAAACTAACGCTTTTCATTTTTATTGCACTTGTTGCCGGCGTTATTGCGGGCTACATTTACAATGTTAGCGTAATCAGCGATTTAAACAACAACATTTCTGTTGCTGATAAGAATATAAAAACGCTTGATACCCGTATTGTTGAGCTTAAAGACACCACCACCGCCGAATTTAAAACATTAAAAGTACAAAAGGCAGCTCAGGTTGCCGAGCGTAAAAAAAACGATACCGTCCGCGAAGATAAGCTTACAGGCTTTGCCATTTTAAGTGATATTTTTCTTCGGCTGATAAAAATGATCGTTGCGCCGCTGGTATTTACCACATTAGTGGTAGGTGTAGCAAAGGTAGGCGATATAAAAGCTGTTGGCCGTATTGGCGGAAAAACTATGCTTTGGTTCATTAGTGCAACCCTTGTATCGTTGTTATTAGGAATGTTGCTGGTAAACCTGTTTAAACCGGGTGTAGCTATGCACCTGCCGTTGCCAGATAGCCACTTAGGTACCGACATTAAGAAAACCGCATTATCCCTGCGCGATTTTGTGAGCCACGTTGTACCAAAAAGTTTTGTGGAAGCAATGGCCAATAATGAGATATTACAGATTGTGATATTTGCGCTGTTTTTTGGTGTGGCTACAGGTGCAATTGGCGAAAAAGGGGAGATCGTTATTAAAGCGATGGATGCCTTTGCCCATGTGATATTAAAGATTACAGGTTATGTAATGAAACTTGCGCCTATAGCTGTTTTTGGCGCCATTACGGTAGTTGTTGCCAAACAAGGCCTGGGAATTTTATCTACGTATGCCATATTTATCGGCGAGTTTTATGGCTCGCTGGTTTTACTATGGTTAGTTATTATACTGGCCGGTTTCTTTGTTTTAAAAGGGCGAGCATTTACCCTGGTCAATAATATTAAAGATGCTATGCTGGTAGCGTTCAGTACATCAACCAGTGAGGCTGCTTATCCGCGTGTTTTAATGGAACTGGAGCGGTTTGGCTGCAATAACAAGATTGTCAGCTTCGTTTTACCATTAGGTTATTCTTTTAACCTGGACGGCTCTATGATGTACATGACCTTTGCATCGCTTTTCCTTGCACAGTCGTACGGGATACACCTGGCATTTACACAGCAGCTGTCGATGTTATTGATCCTGATGCTGACAAGTAAAGGAGTTGCCGGTGTTCCGCGTGCGTCATTAGTAGTAATAGCAGGTACTATTTCTATGTTTAATATCCCCGAGGCAGGTTTAGCGCTTTTAATAGGCATTGATCCGTTACTGGACATGGGCCGCTCTGCTACTAACGTTTTGGGTAATGCAATGGCTACGGCTGTAGTAAGTAAATGGGAGGGAGAGCTTGGAGAAGGAATGAATGACAGTACATTAGAAGAATAG
- the rpmA gene encoding 50S ribosomal protein L27, whose protein sequence is MAHKKGAGSSKNGRESHSKRLGIKIFGGQPAIAGNIIVRQRGTKHNPGQNVGIGRDHTLFALIDGQVVFRKKADNRSYVSVLPFETAPVAEVAAPASVEAEAPKAKKAPKAKAESAPAVEEAPKAEAAGTETEVTEA, encoded by the coding sequence ATGGCACACAAAAAAGGGGCCGGTAGTTCCAAAAACGGCCGTGAGTCGCATAGCAAACGTTTAGGTATCAAAATTTTCGGTGGTCAGCCTGCAATTGCCGGTAACATCATCGTACGTCAACGTGGTACCAAACACAATCCAGGTCAAAACGTAGGTATCGGTCGCGATCATACTTTATTTGCTTTGATCGACGGACAAGTAGTTTTCCGCAAGAAAGCTGATAACCGTTCATACGTATCTGTATTACCTTTCGAAACTGCACCAGTTGCAGAAGTAGCTGCTCCGGCTTCGGTTGAGGCAGAAGCTCCGAAAGCTAAAAAAGCACCTAAAGCGAAAGCTGAATCTGCTCCTGCAGTAGAAGAAGCACCTAAGGCTGAGGCTGCCGGTACTGAAACTGAAGTTACAGAAGCTTAA
- the hemF gene encoding oxygen-dependent coproporphyrinogen oxidase — protein sequence MITREQIAEDYKTIQDEICAGLEALDGSAKFEEELWERDGGGGGRTRVLQNGNVLEKGGVNFSAVHGQLPAAVKKAFGTDSDDFFATGVSIVMHPNHPMVPIIHMNIRYFEMPDANAAEPIRWFGGGIDLTPHYVFEEDARFFHNNLKSVCDRFDGSFYPRFKTWADDYFFIKHREETRGIGGIFYDRLKATEDLSWDTIFEFSKALGRTFLPTYSELVNRNRSKSFTEQEQQWQYLRRSRYAEFNLVYDAGTKFGLETNGRIESILMSLPPTAKWLYNFQPEAGSREEQTLNLLKKGIDWV from the coding sequence ATGATTACCAGGGAACAAATAGCAGAAGACTACAAGACCATACAAGATGAAATATGCGCCGGGCTTGAAGCTTTAGATGGCTCTGCCAAATTTGAAGAAGAACTTTGGGAACGCGATGGCGGCGGTGGTGGCCGTACCCGCGTACTTCAAAATGGTAATGTACTTGAAAAAGGCGGCGTAAACTTTTCTGCCGTTCATGGGCAGTTACCTGCTGCGGTAAAAAAGGCATTCGGTACAGATAGCGATGATTTCTTTGCAACCGGGGTTTCCATTGTAATGCACCCTAACCATCCAATGGTGCCAATCATCCACATGAACATCCGGTATTTTGAAATGCCTGATGCAAACGCTGCTGAACCTATACGCTGGTTTGGCGGTGGTATCGATTTAACGCCTCATTATGTTTTTGAAGAAGATGCCCGTTTTTTTCATAACAATTTGAAATCGGTATGCGATAGGTTTGATGGCTCATTTTATCCGCGTTTTAAAACCTGGGCCGATGATTACTTTTTCATCAAACACCGGGAAGAAACACGTGGCATAGGCGGCATATTTTACGACCGTTTAAAAGCCACGGAAGATTTAAGCTGGGATACCATATTTGAGTTTTCTAAAGCATTGGGGCGTACATTTTTGCCAACCTACAGCGAACTTGTAAACCGTAACAGGAGTAAATCATTTACCGAACAGGAGCAGCAGTGGCAATACCTGCGCCGCAGCCGTTATGCCGAATTTAATCTGGTGTATGACGCGGGAACCAAATTCGGCTTAGAAACCAACGGTCGTATCGAATCTATATTGATGAGTTTACCTCCAACCGCTAAATGGCTATACAATTTCCAACCAGAAGCGGGAAGCAGGGAAGAGCAAACCTTAAACCTGCTTAAAAAGGGAATAGACTGGGTTTAG
- a CDS encoding MFS transporter: MSYQSPAITKNVIFLVLVAALGYFVDIYDLVVFSVIRLKSLADIGVSAADMRTTGAHVLDMQMAGLLIGGLIWGVIGDKYGRIKVLFGSILLYSLANFANGLSHDITSYSIIRFIAGIGLAGELGAGITLVSETMSKENRGYGTMIVAVIGLFGAVAAYYVSSYGWRNAYFVGGGLGILLLLLRMGTFESGMFKNVAQSKASKGNLLMLFNNGQRFKKYLCCILIGAPLWYVVGVLITQSPEFGKELGATELLSPGIGIMYSYIGIAIGDIVAGLLAQFTRSRKLTMFIFLLLTCVSSYFYLSAKGITPDQFKWLSFFMGCTVGYWATFVTIASEQFGTNIRSTVTTTVPNFVRGALIPINAIFNILVAHNGMVKSGYIMMAALTIISLIALSQLKETFGKDLDYVEAS; the protein is encoded by the coding sequence ATGTCTTATCAATCCCCTGCAATAACTAAAAATGTTATTTTTCTTGTACTGGTAGCCGCGCTGGGCTACTTTGTTGATATATATGATCTTGTTGTATTCTCTGTGATCCGCTTAAAAAGCCTTGCAGATATCGGCGTTTCTGCCGCAGATATGCGTACAACAGGCGCCCATGTGCTGGATATGCAAATGGCAGGTTTGCTAATCGGCGGCCTGATATGGGGCGTCATAGGCGACAAGTATGGCCGTATTAAGGTATTATTCGGATCGATACTGCTGTATTCACTGGCCAATTTTGCAAACGGGTTATCGCATGATATTACATCCTATTCAATTATCAGGTTTATAGCAGGCATAGGCCTTGCAGGAGAATTGGGTGCGGGCATTACCTTGGTAAGCGAAACCATGAGTAAAGAGAACAGGGGATATGGAACTATGATCGTAGCTGTTATAGGCTTGTTTGGTGCGGTTGCTGCCTATTATGTGAGTAGTTACGGCTGGCGCAATGCTTATTTTGTTGGCGGTGGACTTGGCATTTTATTGCTGCTGCTACGCATGGGTACCTTTGAATCGGGAATGTTTAAAAACGTTGCGCAAAGTAAGGCGAGCAAGGGCAACCTGCTGATGCTATTTAATAACGGACAACGCTTTAAAAAATATTTATGCTGTATACTTATCGGCGCTCCACTATGGTATGTAGTAGGTGTCTTAATTACTCAATCGCCTGAATTTGGAAAAGAACTTGGCGCTACAGAATTATTAAGCCCGGGTATCGGCATTATGTACAGCTACATTGGTATTGCAATTGGCGATATTGTAGCTGGTTTATTAGCACAGTTTACCCGTTCGCGCAAACTGACCATGTTTATTTTCCTACTGCTTACCTGCGTAAGCAGCTATTTTTATCTAAGTGCAAAAGGCATCACTCCGGATCAATTTAAGTGGCTATCGTTTTTCATGGGATGCACCGTTGGTTACTGGGCAACTTTTGTAACCATAGCATCAGAGCAATTTGGCACGAATATCAGGTCTACAGTTACTACCACAGTTCCCAATTTTGTACGTGGCGCGCTGATACCTATCAATGCGATTTTTAACATCCTTGTTGCACATAACGGCATGGTAAAAAGCGGTTACATCATGATGGCGGCACTAACCATCATATCGCTTATAGCGCTTAGTCAACTTAAAGAAACCTTTGGTAAAGACCTTGATTATGTAGAGGCAAGCTAA
- a CDS encoding DUF2490 domain-containing protein — protein sequence MKFKIAAITVIALLVFFKAQAQTVNEFSMWGAWFHTQKFSEHWGGVFDAQFRSADNVAYLKHPLLRPGLSYYFKKNKIATVGYLFTGTHRKTATENTFRTENRVWEQFIYTHKIQRTAMQHRFRLEQRFVDKLGTSDAFFAQRLRYFARGVVPVKKQQEFVKGLFVALQNETFINVQNKDKTNGNVFDQNRAYVAFGYRLSKAIDIETGYLNQFIKQVETNTMNHVLQVALYTRFGN from the coding sequence ATGAAATTTAAGATTGCAGCTATTACGGTAATTGCGTTGCTAGTATTTTTTAAAGCGCAGGCGCAAACCGTTAATGAGTTTTCGATGTGGGGGGCATGGTTTCATACGCAAAAGTTTTCGGAACACTGGGGTGGTGTTTTTGATGCACAGTTTCGATCTGCAGATAATGTTGCTTATCTGAAACACCCACTGTTAAGGCCAGGGCTGAGTTACTACTTCAAGAAAAATAAAATTGCTACTGTAGGCTACCTGTTTACAGGTACTCATCGCAAAACAGCAACAGAAAATACTTTCAGAACAGAGAACCGGGTATGGGAGCAATTTATTTATACCCATAAGATACAACGTACCGCCATGCAGCATCGTTTTAGGTTAGAGCAGCGCTTTGTTGATAAACTGGGTACAAGCGATGCATTTTTTGCGCAGCGTTTAAGATATTTTGCACGCGGTGTTGTGCCTGTAAAAAAACAACAAGAATTTGTTAAAGGCCTATTTGTGGCATTACAAAATGAGACATTTATCAATGTGCAAAACAAAGATAAAACTAATGGTAATGTGTTTGACCAAAACCGGGCTTACGTAGCTTTTGGTTATCGCCTAAGTAAAGCAATTGACATTGAAACAGGCTATTTAAACCAGTTTATAAAACAGGTGGAAACTAATACCATGAACCACGTATTGCAGGTGGCTTTGTATACCAGGTTTGGCAATTAA
- the rplU gene encoding 50S ribosomal protein L21, giving the protein MYAIVNIAGQQFKVAKDQQIFVHRLQGDEGASIEFDKVLLAEDGGKFKLGADLTSAKVSAKIVSHVKGDKVIVFKKKRRKGYKKKNGHRQQFTKIEITGITL; this is encoded by the coding sequence ATGTACGCAATAGTAAATATAGCCGGACAGCAATTTAAAGTTGCTAAAGACCAGCAGATCTTTGTACACCGCTTACAAGGTGATGAGGGCGCTAGTATTGAATTTGACAAGGTATTATTGGCTGAAGATGGTGGTAAATTTAAGCTTGGCGCTGATTTAACATCTGCTAAAGTTTCAGCTAAGATCGTGTCTCATGTTAAAGGTGATAAAGTGATCGTTTTCAAAAAGAAAAGAAGAAAAGGTTACAAAAAGAAAAATGGTCACCGCCAGCAATTCACCAAAATAGAAATTACTGGTATCACATTATAA
- a CDS encoding polyprenyl synthetase family protein has protein sequence MTTLKDLQIIIEDAVNKLNYPSHPADLYEPISYILSIGGKRLRPALVLMATDLFGGDINAAIPPALAIEVFHNFTLMHDDIMDNAPLRRGKATVHQKWNQNVGILSGDAMLVEGYKLMMQVNDAILRPVMEVFNITATAVCEGQQIDMQFEQQENVQLDEYLEMIRLKTAVVLGGALKIGALVGGADQPNADLLYTFGEQLGIAFQLQDDILDVYGDPEKFGKQVGGDIMANKKTWLLIKALETAQDENLQQLDYWLSVKQFDPAEKVAAVTAIYNNLNIKAAAEFAMQKYASAAYEALNNINLSTERKQYLYEFAESLLNRDK, from the coding sequence ATGACCACATTAAAAGATCTGCAGATCATAATTGAAGATGCTGTTAATAAACTTAATTACCCAAGTCACCCGGCCGATCTTTATGAACCAATAAGTTATATTTTATCCATTGGCGGTAAGCGCCTGCGCCCTGCACTGGTGCTGATGGCTACCGATCTGTTTGGAGGCGATATTAACGCAGCCATACCTCCTGCCCTGGCTATTGAGGTGTTCCATAACTTTACGCTGATGCATGACGACATTATGGATAATGCACCATTGCGCCGTGGTAAAGCCACTGTGCATCAGAAATGGAACCAAAACGTTGGCATCTTGTCTGGTGATGCTATGCTGGTTGAAGGCTATAAGCTGATGATGCAGGTAAATGATGCTATACTTCGCCCGGTAATGGAAGTATTTAACATTACCGCTACAGCTGTATGCGAAGGCCAGCAGATTGATATGCAGTTTGAGCAGCAGGAAAATGTACAGCTTGACGAATATCTGGAAATGATAAGGCTTAAAACCGCTGTGGTTTTAGGTGGTGCATTAAAAATTGGTGCATTGGTTGGCGGTGCCGATCAGCCAAATGCCGATTTGCTCTATACATTCGGCGAGCAGTTGGGCATTGCTTTCCAGTTACAGGATGATATATTAGATGTTTACGGCGATCCTGAAAAATTCGGTAAGCAGGTTGGTGGCGATATTATGGCCAATAAAAAAACATGGTTACTAATTAAAGCGCTGGAAACCGCGCAAGATGAAAACCTGCAACAACTGGACTACTGGTTATCAGTAAAACAATTTGACCCGGCAGAAAAGGTCGCGGCAGTAACTGCTATTTATAACAACCTCAACATTAAAGCAGCTGCCGAATTTGCTATGCAGAAATATGCTTCAGCAGCATATGAGGCGTTAAACAATATCAACCTTTCGACAGAAAGAAAGCAGTATTTATACGAGTTTGCGGAGAGCCTGTTAAACCGCGATAAATAA
- the rnr gene encoding ribonuclease R, protein MSKKKSSNNSVKQVLTQLIMDVFEQNGNQPLNYKQVSSKLNVRDPDSREIILDILKEETRNGVLKEISKGKFQLLELKTFVEGRVDMTNDGSAFIITDDPDESDIYIAPRKLRTALNGDRVKIYVYVKSKGKRKEGEVIEIIKRAKTEFTGIVKLSERFAFFVPDDRKMLHDIFIPGDSLNGAKNGMKAVAEITDWPPEAKNPIGKIKNILGIQGENDTEMNAILAEYGFPLSFPKEVEQDAEAISDVITKEEIARRRDFRNVLTFTIDPFDAKDFDDAISFKVLENGNYEVGVHIADVAHYIEPDSALDREAFDRGTSVYLVDRVIPMLPERLSNGLCSLRPNEDKLCFAAVFEMDERANIVDEWFGKTVIHSNRRFTYEEVQDILDNKTGDHSEELLKLNELAYVLRERKFKMGAISFETTEVKFKLDDHGKPIGVYVKERKDAHKLIEDFMLLANRKVAEFVSKKGKGKHKYTFVYRVHDSPKPEALASFAQFASRFGYRINTKNDKEIAKSLNYLMEDVEGKKEQNVLTHLAIRSMAKAIYTTKSSSHYGLAFDHYTHFTSPIRRYPDVMVHRLLFHYLNGGQSANAEHYEKLCQHSSEMEKKAADAERASVKYKQAEYLQNQVGTVFSGVISGVTDWGMYVEIIENKCEGMIRLRDISDDFYTLDEKNYAIIGQRKKKVYQLGDEVRIKVKNVDLTKKQIDFSLVID, encoded by the coding sequence GTCCGTGACCCTGATTCGAGGGAAATTATACTTGATATATTAAAAGAAGAAACCAGAAATGGTGTATTAAAAGAAATTTCAAAGGGTAAATTTCAATTACTTGAACTTAAAACGTTTGTTGAAGGCCGCGTTGATATGACTAACGATGGTTCTGCGTTTATCATCACAGACGACCCTGACGAAAGCGATATTTATATAGCTCCCCGTAAGCTGCGCACCGCTTTAAACGGCGACCGTGTAAAGATATATGTGTATGTCAAAAGCAAAGGCAAGCGAAAAGAAGGCGAAGTAATAGAGATCATTAAACGTGCTAAAACAGAGTTTACAGGTATTGTAAAACTGTCGGAACGGTTTGCATTCTTTGTTCCGGACGACCGTAAAATGCTGCACGATATTTTTATACCGGGCGATAGTTTAAATGGTGCAAAAAATGGCATGAAAGCCGTTGCCGAAATTACCGATTGGCCGCCTGAAGCAAAAAATCCGATTGGTAAGATTAAAAATATTTTAGGTATACAGGGTGAGAACGATACGGAAATGAACGCCATACTTGCCGAGTATGGTTTTCCACTATCATTCCCCAAAGAGGTTGAGCAAGATGCCGAAGCCATTTCAGATGTAATTACTAAAGAAGAAATTGCACGCCGTAGAGACTTTCGTAACGTGCTGACTTTTACAATTGACCCGTTTGATGCCAAGGACTTTGATGATGCGATTTCATTTAAAGTGCTTGAAAATGGTAATTATGAAGTTGGAGTACATATTGCAGATGTGGCGCATTATATTGAGCCGGATTCTGCTTTGGACCGCGAAGCATTTGACCGCGGCACTTCTGTTTACCTGGTAGACCGTGTGATCCCTATGCTACCTGAACGACTTTCTAATGGTTTATGTTCTTTGCGTCCTAACGAAGATAAGCTGTGTTTTGCAGCTGTATTTGAAATGGATGAAAGGGCAAACATCGTAGATGAATGGTTCGGTAAAACAGTCATCCACTCTAACCGCAGGTTTACTTATGAAGAGGTACAGGATATACTCGATAATAAGACAGGCGATCACAGCGAAGAGTTATTAAAACTAAATGAACTGGCTTACGTCCTTCGTGAGCGGAAGTTTAAAATGGGTGCCATCAGCTTTGAAACCACCGAGGTTAAGTTTAAGCTGGACGATCATGGTAAACCTATCGGCGTTTATGTAAAAGAGCGTAAAGACGCCCATAAGCTTATCGAAGATTTTATGTTGCTTGCCAACCGTAAAGTTGCCGAGTTCGTAAGCAAAAAAGGTAAAGGCAAACACAAGTATACTTTTGTTTATCGTGTGCATGACTCGCCTAAACCTGAGGCGCTGGCTTCTTTTGCACAATTTGCATCCCGTTTCGGCTATCGTATCAATACTAAAAATGATAAAGAGATAGCTAAATCACTGAATTACCTGATGGAAGATGTAGAAGGTAAAAAAGAGCAGAACGTGTTAACGCATTTGGCCATACGGTCAATGGCTAAGGCTATTTACACTACTAAAAGCTCCAGCCATTACGGCCTTGCCTTTGATCACTATACGCATTTCACCTCTCCCATTCGCCGCTATCCCGATGTAATGGTTCATCGTTTATTGTTTCATTACTTGAATGGCGGCCAGTCTGCAAATGCCGAGCATTACGAAAAGCTTTGCCAGCATAGTTCTGAGATGGAGAAGAAGGCCGCTGACGCCGAACGTGCTTCAGTAAAATATAAACAGGCTGAATACCTGCAAAATCAAGTTGGTACTGTGTTCAGCGGGGTTATATCAGGAGTTACGGATTGGGGCATGTATGTAGAAATCATTGAGAACAAATGCGAGGGTATGATACGCCTGCGCGATATATCCGACGATTTTTATACACTTGATGAAAAGAACTATGCGATCATCGGGCAGCGAAAAAAGAAGGTTTATCAGCTGGGCGATGAAGTCCGGATTAAGGTTAAAAACGTAGATTTGACCAAAAAGCAGATCGATTTCTCATTAGTGATCGATTAA